A stretch of the Nicotiana tabacum cultivar K326 chromosome 6, ASM71507v2, whole genome shotgun sequence genome encodes the following:
- the LOC107768907 gene encoding mediator of RNA polymerase II transcription subunit 36a-like, whose amino-acid sequence MVAPTRGRGGGGFRGGRGDGGGRGGRGGRGGFGGGRGGGGSAMKRGGGRGGGGRGGGGRGGGRGGRGGGFKGGNKVVVEPHRHGGVFIAKGKEDALCTKNLVPGEAVYNEKRISVQNEDGTKVEYRVWNPFRSKLAAAILGGVDDIWIKPGAKVLYLGAASGTTVSHVSDLVGPGGVVYAVEFSHRSGRDLVNMAKKRTNVIPIIEDARHPAKYRMLVGMVDVIFSDVAQPDQARILALNASYFLKAGGHFVISIKANCIDSTVPAEAVFAQEVKKLQAEQFKPMEQVTLEPFERDHACVVGAYRVPKKQKAAA is encoded by the exons ATGGTTGCACCAACTAGAG GTCGCGGGGGTGGTGGATTCAGGGGTGGTAGGGGAGATGGTGGAGGAAGAGGAGGACGAGGTGGTAGAGGTGGTTTTGGCGGCGGTAGAGGTGGTGGAGGGAGTGCAATGAAGCGCGGCGGTGGAAGAGGTGGAGGAGGCAGAGGAGGAGGTGGAAGAGGCGGAGGAAGGGGAGGACGCGGAGGAGGGTTTAAGGGTGGTAATAAAGTAGTGGTGGAGCCACATAGACATGGAGGTGTGTTTATTGCTAAGGGTAAGGAGGATGCTCTTTGTACTAAGAATTTGGTGCCCGGTGAAGCTGTCTACAATGAGAAGAGAATCTCTGTTCAG AATGAAGATGGAACAAAGGTTGAATATAGAGTGTGGAATCCCTTCCGTTCTAAGTTAGCAGCTGCAATACTTGGAGGAGTTGATGATATTTGGATA AAACCTGGTGCTAAGGTCCTTTACCTTGGAGCTGCTTCAGGAACCACAGTGTCTCATGTTTCTGATCTTGTTGGTCCT GGTGGGGTGGTATATGCTGTCGAATTTTCTCACAGAAGTGGAAGGGACTTGGTGAACATGGCTAAGAAACGTACTAATGTTATCCCCATTATTGAGGATGCTAGACACCCAGCAAAATACAGAATGCTTGTCGGAATGGTCGATGTGATATTTTCTGATGTTGCTCAGCCTGATCAG GCAAGAATTTTAGCTCTGAATGCATCATACTTCTTGAAAGCTGGAGGTCACTTTGTTATATCAATCAAG GCCAACTGCATAGATTCAACAGTGCCGGCTGAGGCTGTATTTGCTCAGGAAGTGAAGAAGCTACAAGCAGAGCAGTTTAAACCTATGGAGCAGGTCACCCTTGAACCCTTTGAAAGGGACCATGCCTGTGTTGTGGGTGCCTATCGGGTGCCAAAGAAGCAAAAGGCTGCTGCCTAG